From Nicotiana tabacum cultivar K326 chromosome 22, ASM71507v2, whole genome shotgun sequence, one genomic window encodes:
- the LOC107803319 gene encoding 1-aminocyclopropane-1-carboxylate oxidase homolog 1, whose product MVVVTCENSYDRTSELIVFDSTKAGVKGLVDAGVTRVPRIFYTAEDAYTEASNDPEKSQINIPVIDLDGISKDPIKRSAIVEKIRDASEVWGFFQVVNHGIPESVLEEMLNGVRRFYEQDTEVKKQWYTRDNSKRVVYNSNFDLFGAASANWRDTTYCSMSPNPPTADELPEACRDILIEYSEHIKKLGCSLFELLSEALGLNPSYLNDIGCSEGLAVLYHYYPACPEPELTLGTSKHSDSDFFTVLLQDNSGGLQVLHDNYWVDVHPLSGALVVNFGELLQLISNDKFKSIAHRVLASRVGPRVSVACFFTTGHSLSSRVYGPIKELLSEDNPARYRETTVKDFSVHYNATGLGGKSSLLDFMI is encoded by the exons ATGGTAGTTGTCACATGTGAAAATAGTTATGACAGGACAAGTGAATTAATAGTTTTTGATAGTACAAAAGCTGGTGTTAAAGGGCTAGTTGATGCAGGAGTTACAAGAGTCCCAAGAATTTTCTATACAGCAGAAGATGCATATACTGAGGCATCTAATGATCCTGAAAAATCTCAAATCAATATTCCTGTTATAGACTTAGATGGCATCAGTAAAGATCCAATCAAACGTAGCGCGATAGTTGAAAAAATCCGTGATGCATCTGAAGTGTGGGGTTTCTTTCAAGTGGTCAATCATGGAATTCCAGAAAGTGTTTTGGAAGAAATGTTGAACGGTGTGAGGAGGTTTTATGAGCAAGACACTGAGGTGAAGAAACAATGGTATACGCGGGATAACTCGAAAAGAGTGGTGTATAATAGCAATTTTGATCTGTTTGGAGCTGCATCAGCTAATTGGAGGGATACTACTTACTGCAGTATGTCTCCAAATCCTCCTACTGCTGATGAATTGCCAGAGGCTTGCAG GGATATTCTGATTGAGTACTCGGAGCACATAAAGAAGCTAGGTTGTTCTTTATTCGAATTACTCTCTGAGGCGCTTGGCCTCAACCCGAGCTATCTGAATGACATTGGTTGTTCAGAAGGGCTGGCTGTTTTGTACCATTATTACCCAGCTTGCCCTGAGCCAGAACTAACACTTGGAACTAGCAAGCATTCAGATAGTGACTTCTTCACAGTGCTGCTACAAGATAATAGTGGAGGTCTTCAGGTTCTTCATGACAATTATTGGGTTGATGTTCATCCTCTCTCTGGAGCTCTTGTAGTAAATTTTGGTGAACTTTTACAA CTCATATCAAATGACAAGTTCAAGAGCATTGCACACAGAGTACTAGCAAGTCGGGTTGGTCCAAGAGTATCAGTAGCCTGTTTCTTTACCACCGGTCACTCGTTGTCATCAAGAGTTTATGGACCAATTAAGGAGTTGTTATCAGAAGATAATCCCGCGAGGTATAGGGAAACTACGGTGAAGGATTTCTCAGTTCACTATAATGCAACAGGGCTTGGAGGCAAATCTTCCTTACTAGACTTTATGATCTGA